Within the Leptospira johnsonii genome, the region TCCACAATTCCTTGTCAGTTCGGAGAACGTATCGTTATGCGTCTCTTGAACAAAACAGACCAGAAATATTCCTTGGAAACTATGGGATTTTATCCGGATCTGATCAAGACACTTCGCACTCTTATTTACGAACCACACGGTATTATCTTAGTGACTGGTCCTACTGGATCCGGAAAATCCACCACATTATATTCTGCTTTAACCGAGCTGAATACGGAAGAAAGAAACATCATTACCTGCGAAGACCCAGTGGAATACCAGATAGACGGTGTTTCTCAAATGCAGATGCAAGAAAAGATAGGACTTACATTTGCGACAGGCCTCCGAGCCATTCTACGTCAGGACCCGGACGTGATCATGGTGGGGGAGATCCGGGACGAGGAAACTGCTAGGATCGCGATCCAAGCTTCCTTAACAGGTCACTTGGTATTTTCCACTTTGCACACGAATGACGCAGCTTCTGCAGCTACAAGACTTGTGGATATGGGGATTGAACCTTATCTGATCACATCTACTGTTTTAGGTTTTATGGCCCAAAGGCTTGTAAGAACTATATGCAAAGAATGTAAAACTTCTTATAAACCTACTCCTCAGGAATTGGAGTCCATCGGAATTTCCAAAAAGGAACTGAAAGGCGGAGTCTTGTATAAGGGCAAGGGCTGTTCTCATTGTATGAATACCGGGTTTAAAGGAAGAACAGGAATTTATGAACTTCTGATCATAGACAGTAAGATCAAAAATGCGATCCTTGCCGGATCGGATACAAATAAGATCAATGATGTTGCCTTAGAAAGCGGATTCGCTACTATGAGAGATTATGGGATCCGAAAAGTATTGGATGGAGTTACCACCCCGGACGAAGTTCTAAGGGTTACTTAAGTTTTCCTTCCATGGCGCTTTATACTTATACTGCATTTAACAAAAAGGGAAAAGAAGAAAAGGGGATTATAGATGCCCCCAATATCCAATCCGCAAGAGCCAAACTTAAAAGCAAAGGTTTTTACGTTCGTCAAATTTCCGAAGATGCGGAAAGAAAGGACAGAGAACTTTTTCCATTCTTAGCTAGACTTCTCTATCGTGTTCCTAAAAAGATCATAGGTCTTTTTTCCAGACAATTAGGAACTCTTTTGGGTGCAGGTATCCCTCTAGACAAATCCCTTTCGAATATCATCGAACAAACTGATCATGAAGTTTTTCGCAAAGTTGTGATCGCAATGCAAGCGGATATTACTGAAGGAAGTTCCTTATCCGATTCGATGAGAAAACATCCGGATATATTTCCGAACCAGTATCCATCGCTCGTTTCCGTGGGAGAAAGAACAGGTGACTACGAAACCGCACTCATGCGTCTTGCGGAGATGGAAGAAAAAAACCTTCAACTAAAAGGAAAGGTCACCACCGCACTCGTCTATCCTGGAATTATTTTCTGCCTCTTACAGATCGTGATCATTTTCCTTCTCACCACAGTTGTTCCCCAGATCGAACACTTATTCGTAGAATTTAACGCAACACTTCCTGTAATCACTCGGATCGTGATCGGAAGTTCCAGGATCTTAACAGGCTACTGGTTCTTGATCTTCCCGATGATTGGTGCCGGAATTGTGGGCTTCTTCTTTTATAAATCCACTCCGGAAGGGAAGGAAAAATGGGAGAAGTTCGTTCTTAGGATACCGATTATCCGAACGCTCAATAAAAAAGTACTAATATCCAATTTTGCCCGGAACTTAGGGATCCTTCTGACAAATAGGGTTCCCTTGATCATTTCTCTCCAAATTGTTGAACAGATCGTTAACCATTCCGTTTTCGGCCAGGAAATACGGAACGCATGTGAAAGAATTCGAGAAGGAGAGAAACTTTCCGCTGCATTCACTGGGTCAGAGATATTGCCGCAACTAGTCTTAGGTATGATGTCGGCTGGAGAAGTTTCCGACAGGGTCCCGGAGATGTTGAACAAGCTCGCGGAGATCTACGACCAAGAAGTGGATTCTGCTTTGAAAAACGCGACCCAAGCGATCGAACCTCTGATGCTTGTTTTTATGGGTTTTGCGATCGGTATCATTATGGCGGCGATCATCGTTCCGATGTTCAGCTTGACCCAGAATTTACAAGGTATATAACAATAGAAATAGGAGAACCGACTTTGAAAACGGGAAACAAACGGAGAAAAGGATTCACTCTTATCGAATTAGCGATCGTCGTCGCCATTTTAGGTGCTTTGATGACTATCATTCTTGTCAGTGTGGATTTCGGTGGAGTGAGCATCGAAACCGCAAAGATGAAGATCAAAAAAGATAAACAGGAACTTAGATTACATTTGGAAAGATACGCTTCCAAATTTGGAAGTTATCCGAGTGAAGAGCAAGGCCTAGACGCGTTAGTAGAAAGACCGACTACCGGAGAAATTCCTGAGACCTGGATCCCTATGGTAAGCAGCAAGGATTCTATCAACGACCCTTGGAAAAACCCATACAAACTCAGATATGACGGAGCAGGTGAGATCCAGATCATTACTTTTGGTCAGGACAAAACAGAAGGTGGAGAAGGTTTAAATTCAGACTTCGATATCACTAAAGAAGAACAATATCCGGCTCA harbors:
- the gspE gene encoding type II secretion system ATPase GspE; this translates as MKTLGDILVEDGVISSKDLEDSLKLQKKNHLPLGHILQKKGIAGEVDVLKAMARLYKMEFREKLEFKGMEEVYDRIPLKLIQKSKIVPFELTKKNVKIAISDPTDLHPMDDVRSALKEFKVDFILAPEPEVMRLIHSQFDTTSAAAKDMLNEMEGSFSELAEGFDNETIDLSDDAPIIKMVNVILSQAVNERASDIHIEPYEKSLVVRYRIDGILHNVLTPPKSYHAGITSRIKIMSNLNIAENRLPQDGRIKLRLAGKDVDIRVSTIPCQFGERIVMRLLNKTDQKYSLETMGFYPDLIKTLRTLIYEPHGIILVTGPTGSGKSTTLYSALTELNTEERNIITCEDPVEYQIDGVSQMQMQEKIGLTFATGLRAILRQDPDVIMVGEIRDEETARIAIQASLTGHLVFSTLHTNDAASAATRLVDMGIEPYLITSTVLGFMAQRLVRTICKECKTSYKPTPQELESIGISKKELKGGVLYKGKGCSHCMNTGFKGRTGIYELLIIDSKIKNAILAGSDTNKINDVALESGFATMRDYGIRKVLDGVTTPDEVLRVT
- a CDS encoding type II secretion system F family protein, with amino-acid sequence MALYTYTAFNKKGKEEKGIIDAPNIQSARAKLKSKGFYVRQISEDAERKDRELFPFLARLLYRVPKKIIGLFSRQLGTLLGAGIPLDKSLSNIIEQTDHEVFRKVVIAMQADITEGSSLSDSMRKHPDIFPNQYPSLVSVGERTGDYETALMRLAEMEEKNLQLKGKVTTALVYPGIIFCLLQIVIIFLLTTVVPQIEHLFVEFNATLPVITRIVIGSSRILTGYWFLIFPMIGAGIVGFFFYKSTPEGKEKWEKFVLRIPIIRTLNKKVLISNFARNLGILLTNRVPLIISLQIVEQIVNHSVFGQEIRNACERIREGEKLSAAFTGSEILPQLVLGMMSAGEVSDRVPEMLNKLAEIYDQEVDSALKNATQAIEPLMLVFMGFAIGIIMAAIIVPMFSLTQNLQGI
- a CDS encoding type II secretion system protein GspG; this encodes MKTGNKRRKGFTLIELAIVVAILGALMTIILVSVDFGGVSIETAKMKIKKDKQELRLHLERYASKFGSYPSEEQGLDALVERPTTGEIPETWIPMVSSKDSINDPWKNPYKLRYDGAGEIQIITFGQDKTEGGEGLNSDFDITKEEQYPAQFTSASGAKK